The following are encoded together in the Panthera leo isolate Ple1 chromosome B4, P.leo_Ple1_pat1.1, whole genome shotgun sequence genome:
- the M6PR gene encoding cation-dependent mannose-6-phosphate receptor isoform X4 yields the protein MFPFCSCWRTGLLLPLLLAVAVRESWQTEEKTCDLVGDKGRESETELALLKRLQPLYNKSFESTVGQGPDTYIYMFRVCREAGNRTSGAGLVQINKSNGKETVVGRLNETHIFNGSNWIMLTYKGGDEYDRHCGMEQRRAVVMISCNRHTLADNFNPVSEERGKVQDCFYLFEMDSSLACAPEISRLSVGSILLVTFASLIAVYVIGGFLYQRLVVGAKGMEQFPHLAFWQDLGNLVADGCDFVCRSKPRNVPAAYRGVGDDQLGEESEERDDHLLPM from the exons ATGTTCCCCTTCTGCAGCTGCTGGAGGACTGGACTGCTCCTGCCACTGCTCCTGGCTGTGGCAGTAAGAGAATCCTGGCAGACAGAAGAAAAAACCTGTGACCTGGTGGGAGACAAGGgtagagagtcagagacagagttGGCTCTACTGAAGAGGCTGCAACCACTGTATAACAAAAG CTTTGAGAGCACTGTGGGCCAGGGCCCAGATACATATATCTACATGTTCAGGGTGTGCCGAGAAGCTGGCAACCGTACCTCTGGGGCAGGCCTGGTGCAGATCAACAAAAGTAACGGCAAGGAGACAGTGGTAGGGAGACTCAACGAGACCCACATCTTCAATGGAA GTAATTGGATCATGCTGACCTATAAAGGGGGTGATGAATACGACAGACACTGTGGCATGGAGCAGCGTCGTGCAGTGGTGATGATCTCCTGCAATCGACACACCCTAGCG GACAATTTTAACCCTGTGTCTGAGGAGCGAGGCAAAGTCCAAGATTGTTTCTACCTCTTCGAGATGGACAGCAGCCTGGCCTGTGCCCCGGAGATCTCCCGCCTCAGTGTGGGTTCTATCTTACTAGTCAC GTTTGCATCACTGATCGCAGTCTACGTCATCGGGGGGTTCCTATACCAGCGACTGGTGGTGGGAGCCAAGGGAATGGAGCAGTTTCCTCACCTCGCCTTCTGGCAAGATCTTGGCAACCTGGTAGCA GATGGTTGTGACTTTGTGTGCCGTTCTAAACCCCGAAATGTGCCTGCTGCGTATCGTGGTGTGGGGGATGATCAGCTGGGGGAAGAGTCAGAAGAAAGGGATGATCATTTATTACCAATGTGA